CGACAATCCGCTGCGCGGCCTGACCGGCGATATCTTTGTCGATCTGAGCCAACTGTATTGCCAGGAGCTTCATGCCATCTGGCAGCCCCTGTTTGCTGCGGCCGGGCTGCAACTGCACCAGGCGGTGCTGGCGGCTGTGACCGGTCCGAGTTATGAAACCGCTGCCGAGGTACGTTTTTTGCGGGCCGCAGGGGCCGATCTGGTCTCCATGTCGCTGGCGGGTGAGGCGATTCTGGCCCGCTATCTCGGTATGGAGGTGGCCGGCCTGTCGTTGGCCACCAACCCGGCGACAGGGCTGACGCCGCAGCCTCTCGCTCATGCCGAGGTGCTTGATTGGGCCGGCCGGCGTGCCAGCGCGCTGGCGCGTTTGTTGCCGCAATTGCTGGCCTGTTGGCCCGAACCGTCAGCCTGACGCCGCTTGCTTTCAGCTTCTTGCCGACCCCTGGCCGGCTTGACAGCCGGCGCTGCCGTGCTAGCCTAGCCCTGTGTGGCACCCTGGCGAAATCACGGGAACAGATGGCGGAACGGATGGGGCGATGCGGGCAGGCAAGCGGGTATTGATCGTTGATGACGAAGAAAACAGCCGGTTGGGGCTGGGTGCCCTGCTGCAGCGTGATGGCTATCAGGTAAGCTATGCCGCTGACGCGGCGGCAGCGCTGGCGCAGCTGGATCAAGCGCCCGTGGATCTGATGCTCAGCGATATCCGCATGCCGGGCATGAACGGCCTGAGCCTGCTCGAACAGGTACGGCAGCACTATCCCACCGTACAGGTTATTCTGGTCACTGCCCACGGCGATGTCGATCTGTATTTGCAGGCGATCAATCTTGGCGCCTTCGACTTCGTCCATAAGCCGGTCAAGGTCAGTGAACTCAAACTGGTGCTCGACAAGCTGTTTCACGCTCATTCATCCTGTCTGTTGACACAATGCTATGGAGGTAGCGCATGAAAACGTTCAAAAACATTCTGTTTGCCACCGATTTCTCCGAGTGTTCCAAAGCCGCTTTCGAGTATGCCTTTGGTTTGGCCAAGGCCTGCGATGCCAAGCTGACGATTCTGCATGTCATCAGCGAGCCGGTCGATCTGCGAGGCTTTTACGTGCCGCATATGACCTTTGACGCCTTGGCCAAGGAAATCGAGGAAGGCGCGCACAAGCTGATGGATGAGTTTTGCGCCAAGTATGTCGATAACGGTTCCTGTTGCTGCGATCGTCGGGTGGTGTCGGGTATTGCCCACGAAGTGGTGATCGAGCAGGCCAAGGAACTTGGCGTCGATATGATCGTGATGGGAACCCATGGCCGCAGCGGGCTGGATCATGTGTTGTTTGGCAGTACGGCCGAGAAGGTGGTGCGGAAATCGCCCATTCCGGTATTGACGGTAACCCAGCAGGCGTAATTGCCGCCCCGGCCGGCTTAGCGCCGGTGCGGGGTTTCTGCCGGATTTGCGGGCGGGCCTTCGACAGCGGGCCCGCCCGCTTTGTGTCCGGTGGCTGTCACCGTCGCGCTGGCGGCCAGGTCTGAGCTGGCCAGCCGGGGTGTCCGGTCCGGTCGCGCCCATATCCAAATGCAGGAGCCAAGGTGGAGACGCAACAGCGCGAAAAGATTCTGGTGGTCGATGACGAACCGGTGATCGTCGATCTGTGTCAGATGCTGCTGAGCGGGCGGGGCTATCCGGTGGCCACGGCCCGCGACGGCCGTGAGGCGCTGGCCATGGTGGAGCAGTTTGGCCCGGCGGTGGTGCTGCTCGATTACATGATGCCCCAGATGGACGGCATGGCGGTGCTCAAGGCCATTCGTCGTGATTTTCCCGATGTGCGGGTGATGATGTTTACTGGCAAGGGCAGCGAGCAGGTGGCCGTCGAGGTGATGAAGGCCGGCGCCAGCGATTATCTGCTTAAACCCTTCACCGCGCAGGATCTGGTTGACCGGATCGACAAGGTGTTGCGGGTGCGCCGCATCGAATTGGCCAACCAGCGTCTCGAAGCCGAGCAGCAGCGCCTGCAGCAGGAGGTGCAGGCTTGGAACCTGGAACTGGAACGGCGGGTGGCCGAAAAAACCCTGGCGCTGGAGAAGGCGCACCAGGAGCGGATACAGGCGGAAAAATTGGCCACCGTCGGGCATCTGGCCGCGGGTCTGGCACACGAGGTGCGCAATCCCCTCAATGCCATCAGCCTTTTTGCCCAATTGCTGGCTGGAATGGTCAAGCCGGGCAGTGAGGCTCAGGGCTATACCGACAAGATTCTGTGCGAGGTTGACCGCATTGATGCGCTGGTGCTGCAACTGCTGAATGCCAGTCGCCAGCCCGCAGGCCTGCGTGGACCACTGCTGTTGCAACAAGCCATCAATGAGGCGTTGCAGCGCTTTAGCGAACAGTTGCGTTGTCAGGGAATTGATCTGCGCTGTGACCTGCAGGCCGATGCCCTGCCGATGCAGGGCGATTTTGCCGAGGTGGTGCAGATTTTCACTAATCTGATTGCCAACGCCCTGCAGGTGCTGCCGGAAGGTGGCCAGCTGGCCATCCGTCTGCGCCAGTTGGATGAGCTGTTGCGGGTCGAGGTGACCGACAATGGCCCCGGCATTGCCTGTGACAACCAGACCCGTATCTTCGATCCCTTTTTTACCACCCGCGCCAAGGGTGCGGGTATGGGGTTGTCGGTGGTGTTGCGCATTGTCAAAAGCTGTCAGGGACGTATCCGGGTGGAAAGCGCGCCGGGAGAAGGTACCTGTTTTGTGCTGGAATTTCCTCTTGCCCCCGCCGATGCGGCTGAGGTGGCCCAATGAGCCGGCCGCTGCGCTGGCGGTTGGCGCAACTGGCCCTGACCCTGGAGGAGGACGAGAGCCAGTTGCCGCTGCGGCTGGCGCAGCAACTGGGATTGAAGCCTGAACAGCTGGCTGACTGGCGCATCTGTCGCCGCTCCATTGATGCCCGTCGCAAACAGCGCATTCTGCGTCTGTACACGCTGGAATTTTCACTGCAGGCAGGGGTGTCGCTGCCGTTGCCGGCCCAGCACATGGCGGGGTTGGAACCGGTGCCGCCGCCGGTTGTGGCACCGGCGCTGATACGCACGCGCCGGCCACGCAGTCTGGTGGTGGTCGGCATGGGCCCGGCCGGATTGTTCGCGGCGCTGGAACTGGCTCAATGTGGTCATCGGGTGCGGCTGCTGGAGCGCGGGGCCCCTGTCGAGGAGCGGGTGCCGGCGGTGGCGGCATTTTGGGCCGGCGGGCCGCTGCTGCCGGATACCAATGTCCAGTTTGGCGAGGGTGGCGCTGGAACCTTTTCCGATGGCAAGTTGACCACCCGCATCCGCCATCCGGCGACGGCCCATGTGTTGCAAACCCTGGTCGACTGTGGCGCTCCGGCGGATATTCTGGTACAGGCCAAGCCCCATGTCGGCACCGACCGACTGCGGCGGGTCTTGCTGCATTTCCGCCAGCGGCTGTTGGCTCTGGGGGTCGAACTGTGCTATCACAGCCGTCTGACCGGATTGCAGATTGAAAAGGGTTGTCTGCAGGGGCTTGAGTGGCGCGACCGCGCTGGTGAGTCCCGCTACAGTGCTTGCGATGCCCTGGTGCTGGCCACTGGTCACAGCGCCCGCGATACCTATCAGCTGTTGGCGGCGGCCGGGCTGGAACTCGAAGCCAAGCCCTTTGCCGTGGGAGTGCGCATCGAACATCCGGTCACGGCCATCAACCGCATGCAGTACGGCCGCGAACAGCATCCGCATCTGCCGCCGGCCGACTATGCCCTGACCTGGAATGACAGCGTCAGTGGCCGGGGGGTCTATTCCTTCTGCATGTGTCCCGGCGGCGAGGTGGTGCAGAGCGCCAGCGAGCCCGATACGGTGGTGGTGAACGGCATGAGCCGGCTGCGGCGTGATGGCCCGCTGTCCAACAGCGCCCTGGTGGTGACGGTGCGACCGGAGGATTTCGGTGGGCTGCGGGACCCTCTGGCGGGCATTGCCTTCCAGCGCCGGATCGAGCAGCGTGCCTGTGGCGGTCCGGGTGATTACCGGGTGCCGGCCCAGAACCTGCTCGACTTTCTGGGCCAGGGCCGTGGTGGAGATCTGCACAGCAGCTGCCGGGCGGGGTTGCGCCCGGCCGAATTGCGTGAGCTTTTGCCCGATTTTGTTTATACTCTGCTGCGCCAGGCCTTGCCGCAGTTCGATCGGCGCATGCGGGGTTTCGTCAGTGGCGCGGCGGTGTTGCTGGCGCCGGAAACCCGCACCTCGGCGCCGGTGCGGATTCTGCGCGGGGCCGATCTGCAGGCGACTCGCTGCTGTGGTCTGTACCCCGCCGGCGAGGGCGCCGGTTACGCTGGCGGCATTGTCAGTGCGGCTGTCGATGGTTTGCGGGTGGCCCGGCAGCTGGCAGCGGATCTTGACGCCGCGCGACCTTCCGGCGTCTGACGACTGCTTGCCTGCCTGACAGGAACCCTCAAGAGACCGGCTGCTGAGCCGGCTGGCTTTACAGGAAGGATAAACCGGAGTGAAATCAGTCTATATTGAAGCAATTCGCGAACGCGATCAGGTCGACAGCCTGTTTCTGGTGCGCGACAAGACCCTGGCGCTGGCCAAGAATGGCAAGCCTTACATGACCCTGCGGCTGATGGACCGCACCGGTGAGGTCGAGGCGCGGGTGTGGGATCGGGTGGATCAGCTTGACAGCCTGTTCGCCAAGGACGATTTCATTCGCGTGCGGGCCAAGGCCAGTGTC
This window of the Desulfuromonas thiophila genome carries:
- a CDS encoding response regulator; this translates as MRAGKRVLIVDDEENSRLGLGALLQRDGYQVSYAADAAAALAQLDQAPVDLMLSDIRMPGMNGLSLLEQVRQHYPTVQVILVTAHGDVDLYLQAINLGAFDFVHKPVKVSELKLVLDKLFHAHSSCLLTQCYGGSA
- a CDS encoding universal stress protein translates to MKTFKNILFATDFSECSKAAFEYAFGLAKACDAKLTILHVISEPVDLRGFYVPHMTFDALAKEIEEGAHKLMDEFCAKYVDNGSCCCDRRVVSGIAHEVVIEQAKELGVDMIVMGTHGRSGLDHVLFGSTAEKVVRKSPIPVLTVTQQA
- a CDS encoding hybrid sensor histidine kinase/response regulator, with product METQQREKILVVDDEPVIVDLCQMLLSGRGYPVATARDGREALAMVEQFGPAVVLLDYMMPQMDGMAVLKAIRRDFPDVRVMMFTGKGSEQVAVEVMKAGASDYLLKPFTAQDLVDRIDKVLRVRRIELANQRLEAEQQRLQQEVQAWNLELERRVAEKTLALEKAHQERIQAEKLATVGHLAAGLAHEVRNPLNAISLFAQLLAGMVKPGSEAQGYTDKILCEVDRIDALVLQLLNASRQPAGLRGPLLLQQAINEALQRFSEQLRCQGIDLRCDLQADALPMQGDFAEVVQIFTNLIANALQVLPEGGQLAIRLRQLDELLRVEVTDNGPGIACDNQTRIFDPFFTTRAKGAGMGLSVVLRIVKSCQGRIRVESAPGEGTCFVLEFPLAPADAAEVAQ
- a CDS encoding purine-nucleoside phosphorylase, whose product is MSVPAADQELVCGCPELAHWPRCDLAVVLGSGFAPLLEQLPLEACCDYSHLTPVSAVAGHRLEVVRTRLAGRQVALFAGRLHLYQGLTAWQAGLPVRLAAALGCRRILLTNACGALSSAIAPGDFALIRDHINLQGDNPLRGLTGDIFVDLSQLYCQELHAIWQPLFAAAGLQLHQAVLAAVTGPSYETAAEVRFLRAAGADLVSMSLAGEAILARYLGMEVAGLSLATNPATGLTPQPLAHAEVLDWAGRRASALARLLPQLLACWPEPSA
- a CDS encoding NAD(P)/FAD-dependent oxidoreductase: MSRPLRWRLAQLALTLEEDESQLPLRLAQQLGLKPEQLADWRICRRSIDARRKQRILRLYTLEFSLQAGVSLPLPAQHMAGLEPVPPPVVAPALIRTRRPRSLVVVGMGPAGLFAALELAQCGHRVRLLERGAPVEERVPAVAAFWAGGPLLPDTNVQFGEGGAGTFSDGKLTTRIRHPATAHVLQTLVDCGAPADILVQAKPHVGTDRLRRVLLHFRQRLLALGVELCYHSRLTGLQIEKGCLQGLEWRDRAGESRYSACDALVLATGHSARDTYQLLAAAGLELEAKPFAVGVRIEHPVTAINRMQYGREQHPHLPPADYALTWNDSVSGRGVYSFCMCPGGEVVQSASEPDTVVVNGMSRLRRDGPLSNSALVVTVRPEDFGGLRDPLAGIAFQRRIEQRACGGPGDYRVPAQNLLDFLGQGRGGDLHSSCRAGLRPAELRELLPDFVYTLLRQALPQFDRRMRGFVSGAAVLLAPETRTSAPVRILRGADLQATRCCGLYPAGEGAGYAGGIVSAAVDGLRVARQLAADLDAARPSGV